From a region of the Rhipicephalus microplus isolate Deutch F79 chromosome X, USDA_Rmic, whole genome shotgun sequence genome:
- the LOC142775417 gene encoding kinesin-like protein KIF18B produces MLTTLLDGCNSSVFAYGGTETGKTFTMLGSEDCPGVVSLTASELYLCVNKLRSEGPSLVVRDDPAKVIAISNLSIYKVKESRAVFEFLLIGNRNSRQHATHANSKSSRSHAIFQVYVTQTENVTSMSKGIPCHEKDIRDQIREGTKINLSLLALGNCIDALCKGGAQRVPYRDSQLTRILKDSLGGTCRTLLIAAVSPSKLS; encoded by the exons ATGCTCACGACGCTTCTTGATGGCTGCAATTCCTCCGTTTTCGCGTACGGTGGAACCGAAACCGGCAAGACGTTCACGATGCTGGGCTCCGAGGATTGTCCTGGGGTGGTCTCCCTGACGGCAAGCGAGCTATACCTGTGCGTGAACAAGCTCCGCTCCGAGG GACCATCGTTGGTCGTGCGCGACGACCCAGCCAAGGTCATCGCCATCTCCAACCTTTCTATATACAAGGTGAAGGAGTCTAGGGCAGTGTTCGAGTTCCTCCTGATAGGCAACAGGAACAGCAGACAGCACGCCACCCATGCCAACTCGAAGTCGTCGCGGTCCCATGCGATATTTCAGGTTTACGTCACGCAGACGGAGAACGTGACCAGCATGAGCAAGGGGATTCC CTGCCATGAAAAAGACATCAGGGACCAGATACGCGAGGGCACCAAAATCAACCTGTCGCTTCTGGCCCTGGGCAACTGCATTGATGCCCTCTGCAAGGGTGGGGCTCAGCGGGTTCCGTACCGGGATTCTCAGCTGACCCGCATCCTGAAAGACTCTCTGGGTGGCACGTGTCGCACGCTCTTGATTGCGGCCGTGTCACCGTCCAAGCTCAGCTAA